Within the Gloeobacter kilaueensis JS1 genome, the region GATTCTTGAAACCCCGTCCTATCATCGCTTGTAGTCCCTGCAGGCACTGAAAATTCGGCTGTCCGAAAATTGCACCAAGCGTCTTGAACGCGTCCAAAACTGCAGTTTTTGGCGTAAAGTTTGACCCAGAGCCTGCGGCAGAGGATCGGCAGTTTGAGGACAGTCTGGCATTGCCGAGGCGGAGTCGATGGCAAGCGAACTGCACATCGCGCTGGAGCGTGGCCAGTTTGCCTGGAAAGACTGGCGGCAAGGTGGGACCCACAAGCCCGCAGTTGCGGATACTGGCTCGAAAAATATGCGCAGGAGCACTGGGGGCGTTATCCGAGTACTCTAATGCCTCATCACTGACTTAACGCGCTTCCTAACGCACTCATTTGCAATACGATTTTGCCCCGAACATGCCCCTTCTGACTGAGTTCCTGAGCCTGACGGGCTTGGGACAAGGGGAAGGTTTGAGCGATATCGGTCTTCACCTGTCCGGAATCAATTAAACTTGCTATCTGCTCCAACAGCGAGGCAGAGGCTTCCATACTGATCATCTTGGCGCGCACACCTCGTCTTTGTGCTTCTTGAGTATCAGGGGGGGCGGAAGTTGAGATGAGAATGCCACCTGGCTTCAGCACTGCATAAGACCGCGTTTGAGTGTCGCCACCTAACGTATCTAGAACGACATCCACATTCTGCGCTACTTGTTCAAACGGGGTGGCGCGATAGTCAATCACTTGATTCGCACCGAGCGATCGCACAAAATCTGCATTCGCGGCTGAAGCAGTTCCAATCACATATGCTCCTCTCCACTTTGCAAACTGCACAGCGAACATGCCGACACCACCCGATGCCGCGTGGATCAAAACGGTTTGACCTGGCTTGAGATCGCCATGATTAAACAGGGCTTGATAGGCAGTCATACTGACCATCGGCACTGATGCTGCCTGCACAAAATCGAGCGTTCGAGGTTTGAGCGCGATTGTATCGGGTGAAGCGGTCGCGAACTCAGCATACGCTCCCATCTTGAGTTCACCGTACACAGATTGACCAACCTGGAACGCCTTGACATCCGTGCCAACCGCTTCCACAATGCCCGCAACATCCATACCGGGCGTGTATGGTAGCGGCATGGGCAAAACCTCTTTCACCATGCCTGATCGGATTTTCCAATCGAATGGATTGACCCCAGCAGCCTGAACTCGGATCAGGACTTCATTCGGTTGAGGTTCAGGCGGGGCAACCGTTTCTAGTTGCAGCACGTCTGACTCACCATATCGATGAACGCGAATCGCTCGCATGATGTTGCTCCCAAAGTTCTACAGGAATTGGTAAATCTGAGCCTCAATTGACAATTTGCGACAGATACATTGTGCTCAGCTCAACTTCATAATCAAGAGCCAAAGCCAGCCGCTACCTGTTCGGAGAGCGGACTCAGGTTCAAAGAGAACAGCTTGTTCGCATTTTCACGACCGACCTTCAGCTTTGTGACGTTCTCAAGCCGCATGTCGTCGAACCAACGCCCACCCATGTCCATCTGCTCATAAGGGTAATCCACAGAGAACAGTACCCGGTCCTCGCCCATCTGCTCAATGGCTTCCAAAAACGGCTTGCTGTGGAAGTGTCCGCTTGTGGTAATCCAGAAATTGTTGCCAAAGTAGTAGCTGGCCCGCCGCTTCGCCTTGGAGCCTTTTTCTCCGTCGCGCTGCTCGTCGAGGCGATGCTGCATGCGCGGCAGCATGAAGGGGAGACCTTCTCCCAGGTGACCCAGGATCACTTGCAAATTAGGGTACTCGTCGAAGAGCCCACTCAGCATCAGGCGAATGGCATGGCTGGCGGTCTCGTAAGCGAAAGCCCAGGCGGAGCCGACCAATTCGGGGTAGCCCTTGATCGCACGGGTCTGACTGGGCAATGGTTCGCGCGGATGCAGGTACACTGGAACGTTGAGGCGGGAGACGCGCTCCCAGAACACCCGTGCTGGCTCCTCGTCTAGATACTGGACGTGTTCGTCAGGGCCGATGTTTGAGTAACCGTTGATCAAAGCCCCTTTGAGTCCTAGTTCGCTCACAGCCCGCTCCAGTTCGTCTGCTGCACCCTCCGGGTTCTGCATGGCCACCGCTGCGAAGGAGGCGAACCGCCCAGGGTATTTCTGAATGAAGGAGTGCGCATAGTTGTTTGCAGACCGCGCCAGCTCAGTGGCTTGTTTCGGCTCGATCACCCCCTGCACGCCGGGCGAGGTGAGTGACATGATGCAAAGCTCGATGCCGGAGCGGTCCATCTCGGCAATGCAAAGTTCAGGATCGAGCAGGCGACGTTCGATGTCCTGAGCATAGGCGCGGCCATTTCGACCTTCTTCACCCTTCGCATCCCAGTACCTGTTGTTCAACTCTGTAGAAAAGTGTTCTTCGAGCGCAATCTTGCCTTCCATGTTCTCCTCCTATGTGAGTGGTTGGTGATTACCGGTGTGCTCAGGAGATTTATCAAAAACAAACTACCCGCTGTCTTCGTCTTGACTCACTCAGCCAGAGATTGCGCCCTGAGCGGAACCGAAGGGCAGTATTTCAAACGGTAAGCTCTTTTTAGAAATCTCCTTAGACCTCGACCTCTCCACCGACAGGATTACTCTGGAACTTCCAAGTACCACCTGAGCGGAAGGTCGAACCAGTGCCAAAGGTATCCTCCATGTACTGCATATAGGTGACCAGGCCATTATTGACCTTTGCAAAGAAGACAAAAGGAGAGGTAAACTTCTTGTCAAGTTTCACAGAGTGGGTGGTAAAGGTGCCGAAGAGCGCTACGTTCTCGCCCTCGCCAAAGGCATCATGCACCTCCAAGTCTTCGATCGTCCAAAAGGTGTTGAGTTCTTGGAAAACTTTGAGGACGCCGGCTGGACCACCATTTTTATGGGTACCCGCCCAGGGCATGAGCTTTTTCAGGTCGGGATTATCAAAGGTGAGCGATACGTAGGTAGCATCAGGGGCGACAAACCGATTGACGACCTCAGGCTGGGTGGCTCCTTTGAGGAGTTCCTGCACGATTTCAACGTTGCTGTTTGACATGGGTGTATTCGTTTTTGGTTACCGTTGGTTCAGTAGTGCGCGTTCTGTTGCGGGTCAGTGCCTACCGGGGAGATCAAGGTGCCTCTCTACCACCGTCAGACTATTCGCATAACCAGCACCGTCCGAGGAGACGAGCTGATTTCAAGCTCGACTAGTGAGTAGAAATGCCCGTACCAGGGAGCGTGCCTGAGTTGAAAGCGATGTGTTTGTACTCTAAAAATTCGTCCATAGCCGCCAGACCATTCAATCTGCCGTTGCCGCTACTCTTGAATCCACCTTCTTCAAATTCGTCCCAAATAACCGCCCAATCGTTGATCCAGATCGTGCCTGCATCGATCTCACGAGCAACGCGCAGTGGACGGTCAATATCCCGCGTCCAGATGCTCGCAGCCAGGCCATACTCACTATCATTTGCAAGCTGCACCGCTTCTGCCTCAGTATCGAAGATCTGCATGGTGAGAACTGGTCCAAAGACCTCTTCTTGCACGATCGTCATTTTTGGATCGCTGACTTCAAGTAAGGTCGGACGGTAGAATGCGCCACTAGCGAGTGGACCTTCAGTAATTGGGCCTCCTCGGACCAGCACCTTCGCACCCGCTGCAATCGCTTCTTCCACCATCTTGTCAACACGGGAGACATTCGACTTATCGATCAGAGGCCCCATATCGCTGGACGGATCAGATGCAGGCCCTGTTTTGACCTTCTCCAGTCGCTGGCTGATTAGCGTGCGAAATCGATCGGCAACAGCACGCTGCACTAGCAAGCGAGAACCTGTCATGCAGAACTGACCCGCGAAGGTCGTCAGTGCCTTCTCAACTTTGGGTGCAGCCACTTCAAGATCAGCATCATCAAAGATAATCATCGGGGTCTTACCACCGAGTTCAGTTTGAAATAGCTTGAGTGTCGCTGCCCCTGTCGCCGAAATTGCTTTTCCGGTCTTTGTGCTTCCTGTAAAGCTAATCACTCGAACATCCTTTGACTCCATCAGAAAAGATGATCCACCTCTGCCTCTGCTTTCACTGAAGACATTGATCACGCCCTTCGGTAAATCGGCAGCTTCAGCGAGCGTTTTACTAAACAGATAGTTAATCTGTGCTGTATTACCCGGAAGTTTAAGAACGGTTGTAACACCAGCAGCAAGAGCAGGTGCGAGAGAACGCACAGTCAGGACAAGCGGCGAGTTAAACGGTGCGACGATTCCAGCAACTCCGATCGCCGATCGAGTCACGACCGAAAGATGGCCCGGTTGGACTTCCATCGCCCGTCCGTAATTCGTCAGCACAACAGATGCCCAGTATCGAAATTTGCTGGGAATCATATCTACTTCAAATGCTGCCTCGTTATGGACTTTGCCGTTTTCAAGCGAGAGAATCGCGATCAGTTCATCTCTCCTGGCTTCAAAGCGATCGGCAATTTGATTCAGCACTCGCGCTCGAAGTGCCCGATTCTCCTTCCAGTCTAATTCCCGAAACGCCCGCACCGCAGCATTAATCCCTTGAAATGCCTCGTCGCGTCCACCATCTGCATACGTTCCAATCACATTGCCTGTCGCTGGATCGACGCTATCAGTATGCTTTTCTGAATCGATCCACTCGCCGTCAATCCAATTCAGTGCGGGTTTTCCTGGTTCAATGTTTGGTGCTGGGGATTTCTTCCCTGTCGTTACTGTCATAGTAGCCGCTCCTTACTTTCCTTGTAGGTGATACCAGTACCGGCGCTTAAGCATTTTACTCAGCCTGCTGGACAGTTGAGTTTCTACTCCGTCGAAGATTCATCGACATACTGCTCACTACCGATCATGATGAATTCAACCGTGCTGGCTGGAGCTGTGAAATCCAGTGAAGCGATTTCTTCTCTTTGGGCCTGGGCTTGACCTACCACAATGAGTTCCTTTCCACTTGTGCCCGGTTTGAGGCTCAGGGCGTGGGCATCGAGCTGTAGGATTGCACCCCGCACCAAACTGTTGCCCCTACCGCCTTTTGTGATCACGTCTCCAAGCACGAGAATGCTGCCAAATGGTTTGCTGGTCTGTATGCCGATCGATCCATTGCCATGAGTGGTAATGCTTTTGAATTCTGCATAAGCCAGGGTTCCATCGTATAGATTGAATCCCCGCGCCCCTTCACCGTAGGTCGTCAGCTCACCTTGCACAATTAGAGTCTGCAAATTTCCGAAATTCACGAATCCGATTCCACTAGTCCCATGAGATGCGACGGACTGCTTAGCCAGCCAAAGACGGACATTGCCCCAGTTATCCAGCACCATGTCGTTCATCCCATAAGTTGTTACAGGACTGTTGTTGATCACTTGTTGAGCCTTCACGCCTGAGCCAACAAATACTCCAGCTGAGATGAGATTGCTGACACCGGGCGGAATATTGCCATTGGTATGGATTTCACCCGTAGTCAACAGCTTAAGGTCAATCGTGCCGCCAGGGGAGGTGGGTGCTGGTCCACCTTGAGGGTCAGCATCTGCAGGAACAGTCATGCCGCCAAAAATAAAGATGCCACTGCCCCTCAAAGGTCTATCTTGAGTTCCCCCTGAAAGATTTTCGGCGCGAAGTGTCCAGCGACTTTGGGGATTGGTGCAGCGATTGTAGATGGTCAAGCAACCGGGAACGACCTCTACGCCGTAACCAGATGGACGATGCAGGTCTGAGGTACTGTCGCCATCGTGGACTTGAATATCATTAAGCATCAGGTCTGCCGTCATCGCGGTGCTAGATTCCAGGTGAAGCCGACCGTAGACGACAAGATGCTGCAACTTGAGTTGCCTTAGTGCGCTCGTTGTTGGTTCCAGACTGAGCGCCAGTCGGCTCGGATCAGATCGGAGGGTTAGATTCTGAAGTGTGTTATTTGCTGTGAGCGATACTCCATCTGAATCAGGCTTGAAAGCCAACTCGGCATCAGAAGTTATCCCCACCAAACTTGAGCCTTCAAGAAGCGGAAATCTCTCCAGGTTATGGAGGCGACCAGCTACCTCGATAACGACGTGTGTATGCTGAACCGCCTCAGCCAGAGAAGCCGTATCCCGAACAACTATGCGAGCGTCGGCTGTACTTACCACAGGTAATTCCCATCAGAAGAAAGCGGTGAAGTGGTACTGCTTAGGAACGTGGATTAAATGGCCTAAGCTAGGACTACCTCCCCGCCGTTTGCTATAGCGTCTGGCTCAGCGCTCTTCGGCAACTTCAACATTAAAGATGTAACGGTGGAACTTCCAGGTGCCCTGAATCCTCTTGAGGACGAAGATTTCGCGGTTGCTCTCGCCGTCCGCCGTCTTCTGTCCTTTGGGCGTGATAGTGCCGTTAGAGTGGGTGCGAATGTAACCGAGATCGCCGCTCACCTCTTGCTCCAGCAGGTTGAACTGAACGTTGAAGTCGAGCTTCGAGAAGAAGTCGGTGTAGAGCGCGAGGATCGCCTCGATGCCGGTAGTCGTGGGGAACGCCTGGCCAATGACCATCGCATCGTCTGTAAAGGCGCTCCGAATGAGGTCAAGCTTGGCCTCATTCAGGCCGCGTTGATATGTCTGGAGCAGGCTCTTGAATTCTTCACTCATGGGTGTCTCCTTCTAACAGCAAATAATCCCGTAACTATGTTGTTATGCGGAAACTGGTAGGTGAAACTTACCTACAAAAGTTTGACGTCAGGACGCTTTAAAAGTGGTGTCCGCCGCATCGACAAATTGCTGGAACAGGTCTGTCGGCCAATTGGGATCGGTCCTGGAGGTGCGCTCCAGGCACTTCCAGATGCCATCGCGGCGCTCAAAGATGTCGTCGTAAGTACCAGTGGACACAGTTCCGACGTGCTCGGCTCGCCAGGACACTGTCCATCGCCAGTGCGCTTCGGCCCGATTACCCGAGCCAGAAATTTCGAACGGGCCCATAGAGTGGAACCACTTGTCCAGCGGGAAGACGCTGTGCGCGTAGTCGAACATCTGCTTCATGCCGTCAGGACCCTCGAAGGTCGAAGTGCGCAGATCGTTGACGTAGAACCTGGCCTCAGGCCAGTAAAGGCGGTTATAGAAAGCGGCCTGCTCGCGCCCCCATCCCTTGTCGATATATCGCTGATGCAGGTTGAGTTGCTCGAAGATGATAAAGCGTTCAATCGCCGTGAGATCGTTGCTCTCTGACATTCAAGTTCTCCGCGTGTCCGGTCGAGGCATGGGCAGTATTGCAGATTCGTATTTAACGTACCTGAAACGCTCGATGTGTAAACCCTTCAGATGAGTTCAGCAAACCTGGGATACTGCCTTTTTTACCTCAGTCACAGCTATCTCCTTGCCTGGAT harbors:
- a CDS encoding NADP-dependent oxidoreductase yields the protein MRAIRVHRYGESDVLQLETVAPPEPQPNEVLIRVQAAGVNPFDWKIRSGMVKEVLPMPLPYTPGMDVAGIVEAVGTDVKAFQVGQSVYGELKMGAYAEFATASPDTIALKPRTLDFVQAASVPMVSMTAYQALFNHGDLKPGQTVLIHAASGGVGMFAVQFAKWRGAYVIGTASAANADFVRSLGANQVIDYRATPFEQVAQNVDVVLDTLGGDTQTRSYAVLKPGGILISTSAPPDTQEAQRRGVRAKMISMEASASLLEQIASLIDSGQVKTDIAQTFPLSQARQAQELSQKGHVRGKIVLQMSALGSALSQ
- a CDS encoding amidohydrolase family protein, translated to MEGKIALEEHFSTELNNRYWDAKGEEGRNGRAYAQDIERRLLDPELCIAEMDRSGIELCIMSLTSPGVQGVIEPKQATELARSANNYAHSFIQKYPGRFASFAAVAMQNPEGAADELERAVSELGLKGALINGYSNIGPDEHVQYLDEEPARVFWERVSRLNVPVYLHPREPLPSQTRAIKGYPELVGSAWAFAYETASHAIRLMLSGLFDEYPNLQVILGHLGEGLPFMLPRMQHRLDEQRDGEKGSKAKRRASYYFGNNFWITTSGHFHSKPFLEAIEQMGEDRVLFSVDYPYEQMDMGGRWFDDMRLENVTKLKVGRENANKLFSLNLSPLSEQVAAGFGS
- a CDS encoding nuclear transport factor 2 family protein — encoded protein: MSNSNVEIVQELLKGATQPEVVNRFVAPDATYVSLTFDNPDLKKLMPWAGTHKNGGPAGVLKVFQELNTFWTIEDLEVHDAFGEGENVALFGTFTTHSVKLDKKFTSPFVFFAKVNNGLVTYMQYMEDTFGTGSTFRSGGTWKFQSNPVGGEVEV
- a CDS encoding aldehyde dehydrogenase family protein, which encodes MTVTTGKKSPAPNIEPGKPALNWIDGEWIDSEKHTDSVDPATGNVIGTYADGGRDEAFQGINAAVRAFRELDWKENRALRARVLNQIADRFEARRDELIAILSLENGKVHNEAAFEVDMIPSKFRYWASVVLTNYGRAMEVQPGHLSVVTRSAIGVAGIVAPFNSPLVLTVRSLAPALAAGVTTVLKLPGNTAQINYLFSKTLAEAADLPKGVINVFSESRGRGGSSFLMESKDVRVISFTGSTKTGKAISATGAATLKLFQTELGGKTPMIIFDDADLEVAAPKVEKALTTFAGQFCMTGSRLLVQRAVADRFRTLISQRLEKVKTGPASDPSSDMGPLIDKSNVSRVDKMVEEAIAAGAKVLVRGGPITEGPLASGAFYRPTLLEVSDPKMTIVQEEVFGPVLTMQIFDTEAEAVQLANDSEYGLAASIWTRDIDRPLRVAREIDAGTIWINDWAVIWDEFEEGGFKSSGNGRLNGLAAMDEFLEYKHIAFNSGTLPGTGISTH
- a CDS encoding YybH family protein, giving the protein MSEEFKSLLQTYQRGLNEAKLDLIRSAFTDDAMVIGQAFPTTTGIEAILALYTDFFSKLDFNVQFNLLEQEVSGDLGYIRTHSNGTITPKGQKTADGESNREIFVLKRIQGTWKFHRYIFNVEVAEER
- a CDS encoding nuclear transport factor 2 family protein is translated as MSESNDLTAIERFIIFEQLNLHQRYIDKGWGREQAAFYNRLYWPEARFYVNDLRTSTFEGPDGMKQMFDYAHSVFPLDKWFHSMGPFEISGSGNRAEAHWRWTVSWRAEHVGTVSTGTYDDIFERRDGIWKCLERTSRTDPNWPTDLFQQFVDAADTTFKAS